Proteins encoded in a region of the Flammeovirga yaeyamensis genome:
- a CDS encoding cob(I)yrinic acid a,c-diamide adenosyltransferase encodes MKVYTKTGDKGETSLFGGKRVQKDHIRIEAYGTIDELNSYVGLVRDQSVNNKRLNILKEIQDRLFTIGAEMAADPDKPSLKKPDLHEQDIELLEQAIDQMDSKLAPLKYFILPGGHTAVSYAHLARTVCRRAERLAISLVNEEGSIDSIVIRYLNRLSDYLFVLSRAMAKELGVEENYWVPRNKD; translated from the coding sequence ATGAAAGTATATACTAAAACTGGCGATAAAGGAGAGACCTCTTTATTCGGAGGTAAAAGAGTTCAGAAAGATCACATCAGAATAGAAGCTTATGGTACTATTGATGAATTAAACTCTTATGTGGGGCTTGTTAGAGATCAGTCAGTAAATAATAAACGATTGAATATTTTAAAAGAAATTCAAGATCGTTTATTTACCATTGGTGCCGAAATGGCTGCAGACCCTGATAAACCTTCTTTAAAGAAACCTGACCTTCATGAGCAGGATATCGAATTACTTGAACAAGCTATTGATCAAATGGATTCGAAATTAGCTCCTTTAAAATATTTTATCCTTCCTGGTGGTCATACTGCTGTATCATACGCTCATTTAGCTAGAACAGTATGCCGAAGAGCTGAACGTTTAGCGATAAGCCTTGTAAACGAAGAAGGAAGCATCGACTCTATTGTCATTCGATACCTAAACAGATTATCTGATTACCTTTTTGTTCTTTCTAGAGCTATGGCGAAGGAACTTGGGGTGGAAGAGAACTATTGGGTGCCGAGGAATAAGGATTAA
- a CDS encoding DUF4301 family protein, with product MTSTTKFLPKDHELMEQKGISLETVEKQLNYFKKGFEYANIIRPATLGDGVIKLTNEEINVFVDKYEESIKGQTLLKFVPASGAATRMFKALLEFKNDLEAKDTFAEPDLEKSKGMVADFFNNIIHFPLYTEIYSEVAQKLGNLDVLVANKEYKKILEATFSSDRLHLANRPKGLIGFHKYNGEVRTPVQEHMIEGVHYAKDDKGIVNLHFTVSPEHYKQFVELTNVYKEVYSKRYDSTFEISFSTQKSSTDTIAATGDNEPFRKEEDGELLFRPGGHGALLENLNDIDADIIFIKNIDNVTTDRLKEDTYRYKKALASILVETQSKIFSFLKRHESGERSEEFTSEVIEFCMKRLGWSLGEELSGLNTEEIEKYFFEKLNRPIRVCGMVKNEGEPGGGPFWLKDGNHRSLQIVESAQINFSNPVRREIANASTHFNPVDLVCGVKDFRGDKFDLLQFRNENAGFITHKSRDGQEIQAIELPGLWNGSMAYWTTLFVEVPVSTFTPVKTVNDLLRPEHR from the coding sequence ATGACATCAACAACAAAATTTCTGCCGAAAGACCATGAGTTAATGGAGCAGAAAGGAATTTCTCTGGAAACAGTTGAAAAACAATTAAACTACTTTAAAAAAGGGTTTGAATACGCAAACATTATCAGACCTGCTACACTTGGTGACGGCGTTATAAAGTTAACAAATGAGGAAATAAATGTATTTGTAGATAAATACGAGGAATCGATTAAAGGACAAACCTTATTAAAGTTTGTTCCTGCGTCCGGAGCGGCTACTCGTATGTTTAAAGCACTACTAGAATTTAAAAATGATTTAGAAGCAAAGGATACTTTTGCCGAGCCTGACTTAGAAAAGAGTAAAGGCATGGTGGCAGACTTCTTTAACAACATCATTCACTTTCCATTATACACCGAAATCTATTCTGAAGTTGCACAGAAATTAGGCAACTTAGATGTACTTGTAGCAAACAAAGAGTATAAGAAAATTCTTGAAGCCACTTTTTCAAGTGACCGTTTGCATCTTGCTAACCGTCCAAAAGGATTGATTGGTTTCCATAAGTACAATGGAGAGGTAAGAACTCCTGTGCAAGAACACATGATTGAAGGTGTTCATTACGCTAAAGACGATAAAGGAATTGTAAACCTACATTTTACGGTATCACCAGAACATTACAAACAATTCGTAGAGCTGACGAATGTATATAAAGAAGTATACAGTAAACGTTATGATTCTACTTTTGAGATATCGTTTTCTACACAAAAGTCGTCAACTGACACAATTGCAGCCACAGGTGATAACGAGCCATTCAGAAAAGAAGAAGATGGAGAGTTATTATTTAGACCAGGTGGACACGGTGCCTTACTAGAAAACCTAAATGATATTGATGCAGATATTATCTTTATTAAGAATATTGATAATGTTACAACAGATAGATTAAAGGAAGATACTTATAGATATAAGAAAGCACTGGCTAGTATTCTTGTAGAAACTCAATCAAAAATCTTCTCTTTCCTAAAAAGACATGAGTCAGGTGAAAGAAGTGAAGAATTTACTTCAGAAGTCATCGAATTCTGCATGAAGCGCTTGGGTTGGAGTCTTGGAGAAGAATTGAGTGGTTTAAATACAGAAGAAATCGAAAAGTACTTCTTTGAAAAGTTAAACAGACCTATTAGAGTTTGTGGTATGGTGAAAAACGAAGGAGAACCTGGTGGTGGTCCATTCTGGTTAAAAGATGGCAACCATAGATCTCTTCAAATTGTAGAATCTGCTCAAATTAACTTCTCTAATCCAGTTCGTCGTGAAATCGCTAACGCCTCTACGCACTTTAATCCTGTGGATTTGGTGTGTGGTGTGAAAGATTTTAGAGGTGATAAGTTTGATTTATTACAATTCCGTAATGAAAATGCGGGCTTTATTACTCATAAGTCAAGAGACGGTCAAGAGATTCAAGCTATCGAATTACCAGGTTTATGGAATGGTTCTATGGCTTATTGGACTACTTTATTTGTAGAAGTACCTGTTTCAACATTTACTCCTGTGAAGACTGTAAATGACTTATTGAGACCA
- the ahcY gene encoding adenosylhomocysteinase: protein MESTTANYKVKDISLADWGRKEIELAEAEMPGLMSLRKEFGPSQPLKGARIAGCLHMTIQTAVLIETLVELGAEVTWSSCNIFSTQDQAAAAIAAAGIPVYAWKGLTEEEFDWCIEQTLHGFEGGKPLNMILDDGGDLTNMVLDRYPELVKDIKGISEETTTGVLRLHDREKNGTLTLPAININDSVTKSKFDNKYGCKESLVDGIRRATDVMIAGKVAVVAGYGDVGKGSAASLRGAGARVIVTEIDPICALQAAMDGFEVKKMDDAILEGDIVVTTTGNKDIVVGRHFEKVKDKAIVCNIGHFDNEIDMAWLNEKYGHTKVNIKPQVDKYTVASGNDVIILAEGRLVNLGCATGHPSFVMSNSFTNQTLAQLELWQNNGQYENKVYMLPKHLDEKVARLHLAKIGVELEELTEDQASYIGVPVEGPYKVDHYRY from the coding sequence GTGGAAAGTACAACAGCGAATTACAAAGTTAAAGATATCTCTTTAGCTGATTGGGGTAGAAAAGAAATCGAACTTGCTGAAGCAGAAATGCCAGGTTTGATGTCTTTGAGAAAAGAATTTGGTCCTTCGCAACCATTAAAAGGTGCTAGAATCGCAGGATGTCTTCACATGACTATCCAAACTGCCGTTCTTATCGAAACATTAGTGGAATTAGGTGCTGAAGTTACATGGTCATCTTGTAACATCTTCTCTACTCAAGATCAAGCTGCTGCTGCGATTGCTGCTGCAGGTATTCCGGTTTATGCTTGGAAAGGTCTTACTGAAGAGGAATTCGATTGGTGTATCGAACAAACGTTACACGGTTTCGAAGGTGGTAAGCCATTAAACATGATCCTTGACGATGGTGGTGACTTAACTAACATGGTTTTGGATAGATACCCTGAATTAGTAAAAGACATCAAAGGTATTTCTGAAGAAACTACAACAGGTGTTCTTAGACTTCACGATAGAGAGAAGAACGGTACTTTAACATTACCTGCAATCAACATTAACGACTCAGTTACTAAGTCAAAATTCGATAACAAATACGGTTGTAAAGAATCTTTAGTAGACGGTATCCGTCGTGCTACAGACGTTATGATCGCTGGTAAAGTAGCAGTAGTTGCTGGTTACGGTGATGTAGGTAAAGGTTCTGCTGCTTCTTTAAGAGGTGCTGGAGCAAGAGTTATCGTTACTGAAATCGATCCAATTTGTGCTTTACAAGCTGCAATGGACGGTTTTGAAGTGAAGAAAATGGACGACGCTATCCTAGAAGGCGATATCGTAGTTACTACAACTGGTAACAAAGACATCGTTGTGGGTCGTCACTTCGAAAAAGTAAAAGACAAAGCAATCGTTTGTAACATCGGTCACTTCGACAACGAAATCGATATGGCTTGGTTAAACGAAAAATATGGTCACACTAAAGTGAACATCAAACCTCAAGTTGACAAGTATACTGTTGCATCTGGAAACGATGTAATTATCTTGGCAGAAGGTCGTTTGGTCAACTTAGGTTGTGCTACAGGTCACCCTTCATTCGTAATGTCTAACTCATTCACTAACCAAACATTGGCGCAGTTAGAGTTATGGCAAAACAACGGTCAGTATGAAAACAAAGTTTACATGCTTCCTAAACACCTTGATGAGAAAGTAGCTCGTCTTCACCTTGCTAAAATCGGTGTAGAGTTAGAAGAGTTAACTGAAGATCAAGCATCATACATCGGTGTACCAGTAGAAGGTCCATACAAAGTAGATCACTACAGATACTAG
- a CDS encoding tetratricopeptide repeat protein produces MKEKNKVLQNISLGILIANTILLVLLYFIPTSDRLGWTNNNVIENIKTPLFDFEKFGTYFNIQGDSFLLIEQFNALPISFSTEHFAFYGIVLMISFSIYLSSISGLTKLWHALFFGVFALLIGTFHLENLEILHQIHDKAFTALVLIAFTGLSYYFHRNQHIKFLVRCASFLILISGIILFIQLVTPNVNWYIESIAYCFPSLSLLTLAFILFASMAIPFGILYLSTFKNVGGSGDSIKHFLFFYIVYLLNLVYCYFVLFYQQDLDIYYIPPFLLLIIASFVGLWVIKQQEELFSSILRDKNILYWVYVSGALIALSSLSFHKAIFDSSFVKAAEQTTVATMLGFGCIFLIYILYNFYDVLKKNLQVYKVAFKPKNIDFLSTWGVGLLIVIGLLYIQHFAPFNLAKASYFNNLGDAEYIDGQYFLAENRYNTASVYHYNNYHSNYMLGQIAEKNKNKTVAGVAYKYAYKGGGIEQAFSKSASLEIDKKNYLESLFILKEGLKEYPKSEILHNNLALAFMNINELDSALFYLEAGISLNKDYNKVLKGNYIAISALAKKEVNEHSKYLSEIDNSTSLIESVNQLALLNTDGIASAQNFAKSLVNDSTLNGDEVSYIYNYALNNSLKEQPEVLGDYIAKYMSVQNSDYKQQLLFAYGWTQKANDNQKEFLKAFKDLDKFYGINNAYYNFIIGLEALNNDQYILAEHKLAAAWKLGQKSAIYPLALTNSILGNHQEAVQLFDLCERFKIIDTEDKTLIHHYTSSKQLKSDSEKDYFYQLLFNYQKMSNDEVLKSLKGLSLKSNQEDLLTMILNYKVKTKQADITSLIHQFKKQFDVSDDLKVEMIFAKYQMDLPIDEFTVIENNTSIAVDFANHLIKKDTTLFETEALFLNPAYQKYIVNSYIQKGEDDKSFEWVKDAITVNPYSELNVRNYFYVAIPQGLKDYAHDIMVDSEYYLDDAATKRINELYSTLVNDYHKSINTWN; encoded by the coding sequence ATGAAAGAAAAGAACAAAGTACTACAAAACATTAGCTTAGGGATTCTAATAGCCAATACGATACTTCTAGTTTTACTTTATTTTATACCTACTTCTGATCGTCTTGGATGGACGAACAATAATGTTATCGAAAATATTAAAACACCATTATTCGATTTCGAAAAGTTCGGCACATACTTTAATATTCAAGGAGACTCATTTTTATTAATAGAGCAATTCAATGCTCTACCCATTTCTTTTTCTACTGAACATTTTGCTTTCTATGGAATTGTATTGATGATCAGTTTCTCAATTTATTTATCAAGTATATCTGGTTTAACGAAGTTGTGGCATGCTTTATTTTTTGGAGTGTTCGCATTATTGATTGGTACATTTCATCTTGAAAACCTTGAGATTTTACATCAAATACATGATAAAGCATTTACAGCATTAGTTTTAATTGCATTCACAGGATTAAGTTATTATTTCCATAGAAATCAACATATTAAGTTTCTTGTTCGATGTGCTAGCTTTTTGATATTAATATCAGGAATTATACTTTTTATCCAATTAGTAACACCTAACGTAAATTGGTATATAGAAAGCATAGCCTATTGCTTCCCTAGTTTATCATTATTGACTTTAGCTTTTATATTATTTGCCAGTATGGCCATTCCATTTGGCATACTTTACTTATCTACATTTAAAAATGTTGGTGGAAGCGGGGACAGTATCAAACACTTTTTATTTTTCTATATCGTTTACTTATTGAATTTAGTGTATTGTTATTTCGTCCTTTTTTATCAGCAAGATTTAGATATTTATTATATCCCTCCATTCTTACTTTTAATAATTGCTTCTTTTGTTGGCTTGTGGGTGATAAAGCAACAGGAGGAATTATTCTCATCCATTTTGAGAGATAAAAATATATTGTATTGGGTTTATGTAAGTGGTGCTTTAATCGCTCTATCTTCTTTATCTTTCCACAAAGCTATTTTTGATTCATCATTTGTAAAAGCTGCGGAGCAAACTACTGTAGCAACTATGCTTGGTTTTGGTTGTATCTTTTTAATCTACATTTTGTATAATTTCTATGATGTACTAAAGAAAAACCTTCAAGTATATAAAGTTGCTTTTAAACCTAAGAATATAGATTTCCTTTCCACTTGGGGTGTTGGCCTTCTGATTGTTATTGGTCTATTATATATACAGCATTTTGCTCCATTTAATCTAGCAAAAGCTTCTTACTTTAATAATTTAGGAGATGCAGAGTATATAGATGGACAATATTTCTTAGCAGAGAACAGATACAATACAGCTAGTGTGTACCATTATAACAACTACCATTCGAATTATATGTTAGGGCAAATTGCTGAGAAAAATAAAAACAAAACCGTTGCTGGAGTTGCCTATAAATATGCATATAAAGGAGGAGGTATAGAGCAAGCATTTTCTAAATCAGCTTCACTAGAGATAGATAAGAAAAACTATTTAGAGTCATTATTCATCCTCAAAGAAGGATTGAAAGAATATCCCAAATCGGAAATTTTACATAATAACCTTGCTTTAGCTTTCATGAATATCAATGAGCTGGATAGTGCATTATTCTATTTGGAAGCAGGGATTTCTTTAAACAAAGATTACAATAAAGTTTTAAAGGGGAATTATATCGCTATATCAGCACTAGCGAAAAAGGAAGTGAATGAGCATTCTAAATATTTATCAGAGATTGATAATTCTACTTCATTAATTGAGAGTGTAAATCAACTGGCATTATTAAATACCGATGGTATTGCTTCTGCTCAGAATTTCGCTAAATCATTAGTAAATGATAGCACCTTAAATGGCGATGAAGTTAGTTATATTTATAACTATGCATTAAACAATTCACTAAAAGAACAACCCGAGGTATTAGGTGATTACATTGCCAAATACATGAGCGTTCAAAACAGCGATTACAAACAACAGCTTCTATTTGCATACGGCTGGACTCAAAAAGCCAATGATAACCAAAAAGAATTCTTAAAAGCATTTAAAGATTTGGATAAATTTTACGGAATAAATAACGCCTATTACAACTTTATTATCGGTCTTGAGGCTCTTAATAATGATCAGTATATTTTAGCCGAACATAAATTAGCAGCTGCATGGAAGTTAGGACAAAAGTCGGCGATTTATCCTTTAGCACTTACAAATAGTATTTTAGGAAATCATCAAGAAGCAGTTCAGCTATTTGATTTATGCGAGAGATTTAAAATTATCGATACTGAGGACAAAACTTTAATTCATCATTATACATCAAGTAAACAATTGAAATCGGATAGTGAAAAAGATTATTTCTACCAGCTTTTATTCAATTATCAGAAAATGTCCAATGATGAGGTACTAAAATCACTTAAAGGGTTATCACTGAAAAGTAATCAAGAAGACCTTTTGACGATGATTTTAAATTATAAAGTGAAAACAAAACAAGCAGATATCACTTCTTTAATTCATCAATTCAAAAAACAATTTGATGTATCAGATGATTTAAAAGTTGAAATGATATTTGCTAAATATCAAATGGATTTACCAATAGATGAATTTACAGTAATAGAAAACAACACATCAATAGCTGTAGATTTTGCAAATCATTTGATAAAAAAGGATACAACTTTATTCGAAACAGAAGCTTTATTTTTAAACCCTGCCTATCAGAAATATATTGTCAACAGCTATATTCAAAAGGGTGAAGACGATAAATCTTTTGAGTGGGTGAAGGATGCAATTACCGTTAACCCTTACTCTGAATTGAATGTTCGCAATTACTTTTACGTAGCCATTCCTCAAGGTTTAAAAGATTATGCTCATGATATCATGGTAGATTCTGAATATTATTTAGATGATGCTGCGACGAAAAGAATAAATGAGTTATATTCAACCCTAGTAAATGATTACCATAAAAGTATAAATACTTGGAATTAA
- a CDS encoding serine hydrolase, translating into MSLSNRNKRIPQLLAIITSVLTLIFGNDLKASNIDSLAKDLSLDQKIGQLIYGISLNNESQLKDLGKDNQLGALLFDKYCKPSLQTYFKNLNKLPNKLPVLLGAYNQEGIQCFDEHYQFLPDNFNLGAIKSNAFTYNTYKGIADACRQHQLDFYIAESLSINPEKDHSYGFGEEEINIISKNHAALKGLNQLGIKPGTSFHYLKELGDYKFREINTLKGLVRDSIQFIYPSKVAFEAPIFPSSVTTFLTDSLGFNGMIVSGNLSKGNNAKVTVDNAIYALKNGHDMIALSGMFQEVIKGITNAVNKGILSEDLIDKKVEKVLRFKKESLIKTSEETNINYHAIAEESFEKSVTLLNNTDSIIPLSSLNDQKYHLISIGLNGSPDYFSNMLKKFVDFDYHSIESSSFSTAQVNLLLETCKDQDLVIVNIVCHQKSSKHRFGVSYATEQLIEHLQEKKNVIVALHGDPAGLKYLSDSRNTIINYSTAKEAQEASVQLIAGAIDANGKLPIAVSNYKLYQGEKVKSLGRLGYGSPAFVGIDAEKLTTLVDSIAIGAIEMEATPGCQVVIAKDGKIIFEKAYGYFTYQKEVPVTNETVYDIASITKVASTTQAMMMLDYQDSVNVNQHLKYYLPETDTTNKGNIRLIQFMTHTAPLRGGYYFWGHVYDKETKKYDLTYISSYKKKNFGVEITPNLYATDSIKDCMWHWLLDAPLSTRRRYTKEVYRYWYSDLGYYFLQRTIEKITNKRLDQFVESNIYKPLGTRSLGYLPQNHGIDIKRIPPTEMDINYRQSLMKGLVHDPSAALMGGVAGHAGVFSNAHDLAILMQMNLQKGYYSGHQYFDEATLKKYNRQPYKRFKNRRGLGWDKPPLRGDEGNTSALAPKSTFGHTGFTGTCAWVDPDNNIVYIFLSNRVYPTARNNKLAKENIRENIQGAIYESMIDNNSI; encoded by the coding sequence ATGTCGCTATCAAACAGAAATAAACGAATTCCACAACTGCTTGCAATCATAACAAGTGTACTGACCTTAATTTTTGGCAACGATTTAAAAGCTAGTAATATTGATAGCTTAGCAAAAGACTTATCGCTTGATCAGAAAATTGGGCAGCTTATCTATGGGATTTCTTTAAATAATGAGAGTCAGTTAAAAGATTTAGGAAAGGACAATCAGCTAGGTGCCTTACTATTTGATAAATATTGCAAACCTTCTCTTCAAACCTATTTCAAAAATTTAAACAAACTGCCAAATAAATTACCCGTCTTACTAGGTGCATATAACCAAGAAGGTATTCAGTGCTTCGACGAGCATTATCAATTTTTACCGGATAACTTTAATCTTGGAGCAATAAAAAGTAATGCTTTTACCTACAATACCTATAAGGGAATAGCAGATGCTTGCCGTCAACATCAATTGGATTTTTATATAGCAGAAAGTTTATCTATCAATCCAGAAAAGGATCATTCGTATGGTTTTGGTGAAGAGGAGATCAATATTATTTCAAAAAACCATGCAGCTTTAAAAGGATTAAATCAGCTTGGGATAAAGCCTGGTACTTCATTTCACTATCTAAAGGAATTAGGTGATTATAAATTTAGAGAGATCAACACTCTTAAAGGATTGGTGAGAGATTCTATTCAATTTATCTACCCGTCTAAAGTCGCTTTCGAAGCGCCTATATTTCCTTCATCGGTAACTACTTTCCTTACCGATTCTTTAGGCTTTAATGGAATGATTGTAAGTGGAAACTTGTCAAAAGGGAATAACGCAAAAGTAACTGTTGATAATGCTATTTACGCTTTGAAGAATGGTCATGATATGATTGCTCTTTCTGGAATGTTCCAAGAAGTGATAAAAGGTATCACTAATGCTGTAAACAAGGGTATTTTATCAGAAGATCTGATCGACAAAAAGGTAGAAAAGGTATTACGTTTCAAAAAAGAGAGTTTGATTAAAACATCAGAGGAAACCAATATTAATTATCATGCGATCGCTGAAGAATCTTTTGAGAAATCGGTGACACTTTTAAACAATACCGATAGCATTATTCCTCTTTCTTCATTAAATGATCAAAAATATCACTTGATAAGTATTGGATTGAATGGTAGTCCTGACTACTTCTCCAATATGCTAAAGAAGTTTGTCGATTTTGATTATCACAGTATTGAAAGCTCAAGTTTTTCAACAGCTCAAGTCAACTTGCTTCTTGAAACTTGTAAAGATCAAGATTTGGTGATAGTCAATATAGTTTGTCATCAGAAATCTTCTAAGCATCGATTTGGAGTTAGTTATGCTACGGAACAGCTGATAGAACACCTACAAGAAAAAAAGAATGTGATTGTCGCCCTACATGGTGACCCTGCAGGACTAAAATATTTATCTGATAGCAGAAATACGATAATCAACTATTCGACTGCTAAAGAAGCTCAAGAAGCATCAGTACAATTAATTGCAGGAGCAATAGATGCCAATGGAAAACTTCCTATTGCAGTCTCAAATTATAAATTATATCAAGGTGAAAAGGTAAAAAGTTTGGGTCGTTTAGGCTATGGTTCTCCGGCATTTGTAGGTATTGATGCCGAAAAATTAACTACGCTTGTCGATAGTATTGCTATAGGTGCAATAGAAATGGAAGCCACTCCAGGATGTCAGGTAGTGATTGCTAAAGATGGTAAGATCATCTTTGAAAAGGCTTATGGATATTTCACTTATCAAAAAGAAGTTCCTGTAACCAATGAAACGGTATATGATATCGCCTCTATTACAAAAGTAGCCTCAACTACTCAAGCAATGATGATGTTGGATTATCAAGACTCTGTCAATGTCAATCAGCATTTAAAATATTACTTACCTGAAACGGATACAACCAATAAAGGAAATATCAGATTGATTCAATTCATGACACACACTGCTCCGCTAAGAGGAGGCTATTATTTCTGGGGTCATGTATATGATAAAGAAACTAAAAAATACGATCTGACTTATATCAGTTCATATAAAAAGAAGAACTTTGGAGTAGAAATCACTCCCAATTTATATGCTACGGATAGTATTAAAGATTGTATGTGGCATTGGTTACTCGATGCTCCATTATCCACTAGAAGAAGGTACACCAAAGAAGTATATCGTTATTGGTATAGCGATTTAGGGTATTATTTTCTTCAAAGAACTATTGAGAAGATCACAAATAAGCGTTTGGATCAATTTGTAGAAAGCAACATTTATAAACCACTAGGAACACGAAGTTTAGGGTACTTACCTCAAAATCATGGTATAGATATTAAGCGTATACCACCAACTGAAATGGATATCAATTACCGACAGTCTTTGATGAAAGGTTTGGTTCATGACCCATCTGCTGCTTTGATGGGTGGGGTTGCTGGACATGCAGGAGTATTCTCCAATGCGCATGATTTAGCTATTTTGATGCAAATGAACCTTCAGAAAGGTTATTATAGTGGACACCAATACTTTGATGAAGCTACATTGAAAAAATATAACCGTCAGCCATATAAACGATTCAAAAATAGGAGAGGACTTGGTTGGGACAAACCGCCATTAAGAGGAGATGAAGGAAATACATCGGCTTTAGCACCAAAATCTACTTTTGGTCATACTGGCTTTACTGGAACTTGTGCATGGGTAGATCCTGATAATAATATAGTTTATATCTTCTTGTCCAACAGGGTATATCCTACAGCTAGAAACAATAAATTAGCGAAGGAAAACATTAGAGAGAATATCCAAGGGGCGATTTACGAATCGATGATTGACAACAATTCCATCTAG
- a CDS encoding ABC transporter ATP-binding protein, translated as MSNRVIQTKGISRIYKMGTEIIKALQTIDITIDRGEYVAFMGPSGSGKSTLMNIVGCLDTPSNGEYWLNGQDVSDMTENELAMVRNKEIGFVFQSFNLLPRSTILDNVALPLVYAGVSKEERLERAQKSLDAVGLGDRISHKPNELSGGQRQRVAIARALVNNPSIILADEPTGALDTKTSYEIMGIFDDLHQKGNTIIMVTHEEDIANYAHRIVRLRDGLIERDEQNQHITKVEI; from the coding sequence ATGTCTAACCGTGTCATACAAACGAAAGGTATCTCTCGAATCTATAAAATGGGTACCGAAATAATTAAAGCTTTACAAACCATCGATATCACTATTGATAGGGGAGAATATGTTGCATTTATGGGCCCTTCAGGTTCGGGAAAGTCAACATTAATGAACATTGTCGGCTGCCTAGATACACCAAGTAACGGTGAATATTGGCTAAATGGACAAGACGTAAGTGACATGACAGAAAATGAATTGGCCATGGTTAGAAACAAAGAAATTGGTTTTGTATTCCAATCATTCAACCTTTTACCTCGATCTACCATACTTGATAATGTTGCTTTACCTTTGGTATATGCTGGAGTGAGTAAAGAAGAACGTTTAGAGCGAGCACAAAAATCTTTGGATGCGGTAGGTTTAGGTGACCGAATAAGCCATAAACCAAATGAGCTTTCTGGTGGTCAAAGACAACGTGTAGCGATTGCAAGAGCATTGGTAAATAACCCAAGTATCATTTTGGCCGATGAACCTACAGGTGCCTTAGACACAAAAACCTCTTACGAGATTATGGGAATTTTTGATGATCTACACCAAAAGGGGAATACTATTATTATGGTAACTCACGAAGAAGACATTGCTAATTATGCACATCGTATAGTTAGACTTAGAGATGGTTTGATCGAAAGAGACGAGCAAAACCAACATATCACTAAAGTGGAAATTTAA
- a CDS encoding glycoside hydrolase family 73 protein, translated as MFLLKTTSELSVQSKNGLAFGLKYPNNFYFRFNGNIYTVIVNPKFVLSLIVLFAGIFLVQLLRQPVDKVIYVQAPVAVNYGAQQQPTIDQFIEDFDLETLPSTPSDVQETSVVPVQFVNNNYADYKTAKLDKANTTIDKFIIERQLIVTDFLIEHKVSRVDQLSNQKLLVLNKEINDKFRKLVLDQMSVPPHVYAFFTSTVPLQKVETALMEQAKYHVPASITLAQAALETGYGKRVVGNNYFGVKDKSKKTKPITTTEYYTLEEYKMNKNIVVSSSKIKKGGRVLYKCTVKDSFAQYQTPWESFRAHSVFLNKQKRYAPLFTQGRDYKAWANMIGSTKYGGVGYATSPLYGELLKKIIQRYHLYLLDY; from the coding sequence ATGTTTTTATTGAAAACGACCTCTGAATTATCAGTACAGTCAAAAAATGGTTTAGCTTTTGGATTAAAATACCCAAACAATTTCTATTTCCGCTTTAACGGAAACATTTACACTGTAATTGTCAACCCAAAATTTGTACTATCACTCATTGTTTTATTTGCTGGAATTTTTCTAGTACAATTATTAAGACAACCTGTAGACAAAGTAATTTATGTGCAAGCACCAGTAGCGGTAAATTATGGTGCCCAGCAACAACCTACTATCGATCAGTTTATAGAAGATTTTGATTTAGAGACTTTACCCTCTACTCCATCAGATGTTCAAGAAACGAGTGTTGTACCTGTTCAGTTTGTGAATAATAATTACGCGGATTATAAAACGGCGAAACTAGATAAGGCCAATACGACTATTGATAAATTTATCATCGAAAGGCAATTAATTGTCACCGACTTTTTGATAGAACATAAAGTATCAAGAGTTGATCAATTGAGTAATCAAAAACTACTAGTGTTAAATAAAGAGATCAACGACAAGTTTAGAAAGTTAGTTTTAGATCAAATGTCAGTACCTCCACATGTATATGCATTTTTTACATCAACCGTTCCATTACAAAAAGTAGAGACAGCACTCATGGAACAAGCAAAATATCATGTACCTGCATCCATTACTTTAGCACAAGCAGCGTTGGAGACGGGGTACGGAAAAAGAGTGGTAGGAAATAATTATTTCGGAGTAAAGGACAAGTCCAAAAAAACAAAGCCTATTACTACCACAGAATATTACACTTTGGAGGAGTACAAAATGAATAAAAACATTGTGGTCTCTTCATCAAAAATTAAGAAAGGAGGAAGAGTATTATATAAATGTACCGTAAAAGATTCCTTTGCCCAGTATCAAACACCATGGGAGTCGTTTAGAGCACATTCCGTTTTCTTAAACAAGCAAAAAAGATACGCACCACTATTTACTCAAGGTCGTGATTATAAAGCTTGGGCAAATATGATTGGATCTACAAAATATGGAGGAGTTGGCTATGCGACATCACCTTTATATGGTGAACTTCTGAAAAAAATCATCCAAAGATATCACCTTTACCTATTAGACTATTAA